The Elusimicrobiota bacterium genomic sequence TGTTAGATAGAAATTAAAAGTAGACACTTTACGAATTAAAAGTAGACAGGTTCAAAGTTCAAAAGAAGACAGCCCAAGATCACTAATTTTTACTTTTTGAACATCAACAAGTTTGTTGTTACACCAGAATCTTATTTCAGCGAAAGAGTTATTTAGAGGAGAGATTCGAAGTTCTAATTGTTTGTAAGGATCAGCATTAACCCGTAGTACTAAATTGTTGATAGAAATTTTTCTATAAGCATCAGTAGTTCTTTGTAATCTTAAACAGAAAATATCTTTAGTGGATAGAAAAGGTGGTTTTATTGTAAATTCACGAAACAAGGATTTTTTCTCTTGTAAAGCTCTTTGAAATCTGTAATAAGGGACTTCTCTGGTAGTAGAGTGAACCTGACGATAATTATATCTGTTGACTTCATAGTTAAGAACAGTTTGAGCTTGTTTAATATAAGAGATATTTTCTCTGGCACAGGTTCTTACAAGTCTATCCTGGAGCCAGCCGTAAGGGCGTTCAATTTTTCCTTTGGCTTGTGAGGATAGCGCGTAAATTATTTTAACATTACAATCGTCTAATACCTGTTTCCATTGGGTGTCAACTTCGTCGGTGATTTTGCGATGTTCACGCCAGATAGAATCTCTGCCCTGAACAAATCTGAATATGGAATGTGAATCAACATAGAAAGAATAGGGCAGACCGTATTTAAGAAAAATTGATTCCATAGCTGAGATATGGTTCCAAGAAGTTTCTTTCATATTGTATTGAGAATTTATCTGGATTAGCACGATACTCTTTTATTAAAGTAAAAAATCTCGCTTTACTAATGTTGAGTATCTCTTGAACATAACTTCTTTCAATTTCTTTTTTGAGATACCGTTCAATAAGTTCTTTGACCTGACCATCTGTAAACCTTTTGTGCAACTGTTCCATAATCTAAACCCTCCTTTCCCCGCATATGCGAGAACATGTTTTGGGTTTAGATTACAAAATTTATATGATTATTTAAATATGTTGTGGATACTGCCGTTCGTGTGGAAACTGACACTTTGTTTGGATAACTCTAACGAGTTATCCACAGTTTCCACACTCACTTGGACAACTCTTCGCTATGCTTCGAGTTGCCCACACTATCCACAACTTGATGATTATTATTTCTTTTATGAAATTTTAAAATCTTAAATTTCTTAAGGTGTCTACTTTTAATTCGTAAATCCTATTAAAAGTGTCTACTTTTAATTCGTAAATGACAGATTTGATACGCCCACTTGACAAATTCTTTTTATTTTTGTATAATTATTTTTCATTATGAAACAACAGGCGCTTGTTATTGTGAAGCCGGATGGATTAAAAAAATCTTTAACCGGCAGTATTCTTATAAAACTGTCTGAAGCAAAACTTGAAATCATAGGTGCAAAGGTTGTAAAACCTACACGGGAACTTGCAGAAAAACATTATACCCATATGAAGAGCAAACCTTTTTTTGAGGATATTGTAAAATATATCTGTGGTGATATTCATGGGACTAAAAGAGTAATTGCACTTGTATATCAAGGCGAGAATGCAATTGAAAAATTACGAAAAATTGCTGGTTCAACCAATCCTGAAGAAGCCGAGCCAACAACTATCCGCGGTGCATATGGAAGAATAACTACAAAAGGTGTTTATGAGAATGTACTCCATGTTTCAGGTACTGATGAAGAATCAGAACGCGAGATAAAACTCTGGTTTGAGCCCTCCGAAATTGTCTACGAAATCTATCCTACCAAAGAAGTCATAAAAGAAAAATCAAAAATTAAAGAGTGGGTATAGAATCCGAATGCATTTTATTTTATTTTTTTAGATTTTGCGTTATTCTGTAGAATTTCAATAATCCTGTTTAGGTCAGCGAGTGAAACACACGAAATAATAATTTTTCCATGACCTGCACGATATTTTATTTCAACCTTTGTACCGAGAATTTTTTGTAATTCTTCTTCCATAACAAGTATATTACTAT encodes the following:
- a CDS encoding nucleoside-diphosphate kinase, producing MKQQALVIVKPDGLKKSLTGSILIKLSEAKLEIIGAKVVKPTRELAEKHYTHMKSKPFFEDIVKYICGDIHGTKRVIALVYQGENAIEKLRKIAGSTNPEEAEPTTIRGAYGRITTKGVYENVLHVSGTDEESEREIKLWFEPSEIVYEIYPTKEVIKEKSKIKEWV